The Clostridia bacterium genome has a window encoding:
- a CDS encoding ABC transporter permease: MTQPDPLPRSGPGRDRPPAGHAAQADVLGGWRARLAAWGPPVRRLLRHRGALAGLVIVALFVGVAVFAPWLTHYDPRNGVLTERLQPPSPQHILGTDYNGRDMFARLVYGARLSLEVGLVTVGLALVVGTVWGAVSGYVGGWFDLVSMRVVDVMLAFPSLLLAILMIAILGPSLMNAMLAVGIVAIPNYVRLVRSVVLGVKESEFVEAARAEGASHLSVLLRHILPNAMAPVLVQATLGIATAILETAGLSFLGLGADARTPEWGSMLAHSKEYFRSASWTMTYPGLAIMIVVLGFNLLGDGLRDALDPKLKR, translated from the coding sequence ATGACGCAACCCGACCCGCTTCCCCGCTCCGGTCCCGGCCGGGACCGGCCTCCCGCCGGTCACGCCGCCCAGGCCGACGTGCTCGGCGGCTGGCGCGCGCGTCTCGCCGCGTGGGGCCCGCCGGTGCGCCGCCTCCTGCGCCACCGCGGGGCGCTGGCCGGCCTCGTGATCGTGGCGCTGTTCGTGGGCGTGGCCGTGTTCGCGCCGTGGCTCACGCACTACGACCCGCGCAACGGCGTGCTCACCGAACGCCTCCAGCCGCCCTCGCCGCAGCACATCCTCGGCACGGACTACAACGGGCGCGACATGTTCGCGCGGCTCGTCTACGGCGCGCGGCTGTCGCTGGAAGTCGGGCTCGTCACCGTCGGGCTGGCGCTCGTCGTCGGGACGGTCTGGGGCGCGGTGTCCGGCTACGTGGGCGGGTGGTTCGACCTCGTCTCCATGCGCGTCGTCGACGTCATGCTCGCCTTCCCGAGCCTGCTTCTGGCGATCCTCATGATCGCCATCCTCGGGCCGAGCCTCATGAACGCGATGCTGGCCGTGGGCATCGTCGCCATCCCCAACTACGTGCGTCTCGTGCGCTCGGTGGTGCTCGGCGTGAAGGAAAGCGAGTTTGTGGAGGCGGCGCGCGCGGAGGGGGCGAGCCACCTCTCCGTGCTTTTGCGGCACATCCTGCCGAACGCGATGGCGCCCGTCCTTGTGCAGGCCACGCTCGGCATCGCCACCGCCATCCTGGAGACCGCCGGCCTGTCCTTCCTCGGCCTCGGCGCGGACGCCCGCACGCCGGAGTGGGGCTCCATGCTGGCGCACAGCAAGGAATACTTCCGCTCCGCCTCCTGGACGATGACCTATCCTGGCCTCGCCATCATGATCGTCGTCCTCGGCTTCAACCTGCTCGGCGACGGCCTCCGCGATGCGCTCGACCCGAAGCTCAAGCGCTGA
- a CDS encoding ABC transporter permease — protein MTQYVLRRLLLLVPTLFGILFVVFLSLHLIPGDPATALLGQHATPESIAAIRQRLGLDKPLPVQFLYYLESVARLDLGDSIVTRTPVLVELGQRLPVTITLTVLSMIIAVVGGMALGIAAAVRRASIVDYLGMSVALLGVSMPIFWLALLMIYYLAVQLHWFEPTGIASVQYLTAVPKVTNFFLIDSLLAGNTAAFWNGLWHMVMPSVALATIPMALIARITRSSMLEVMGNDYVRTAYAKGLPGRIVVWRHALKNALLPVITVIGLQFGSLLSGAVITESVFALPGLGRYIVAAIYNRDYPAVQGAVLVFAFLFVILNLLVDLLYTVVDPRIRYD, from the coding sequence ATGACCCAGTACGTGCTTCGCCGGCTGCTTCTCCTGGTCCCCACGCTGTTCGGCATCCTGTTTGTCGTGTTCCTGTCCCTGCACCTCATCCCGGGCGACCCGGCGACGGCTCTCCTGGGTCAGCACGCGACGCCCGAGTCCATCGCCGCGATTCGGCAGCGGCTGGGGCTCGACAAGCCGCTGCCCGTCCAGTTCCTGTACTACCTGGAGTCCGTCGCGCGCCTGGACCTCGGCGACTCCATCGTCACGCGCACGCCGGTCCTGGTGGAGCTGGGCCAGCGGCTCCCCGTCACGATCACGCTGACGGTGCTGAGCATGATCATCGCCGTCGTCGGCGGCATGGCGCTGGGCATCGCCGCGGCCGTGCGGCGCGCCAGCATCGTCGACTACCTGGGGATGTCCGTGGCGCTGCTCGGCGTCTCGATGCCGATCTTCTGGCTGGCGCTGCTCATGATCTACTACCTCGCCGTGCAGCTGCACTGGTTCGAGCCGACGGGCATCGCCTCCGTGCAGTATCTGACCGCCGTGCCGAAGGTCACGAACTTCTTCCTCATCGACAGCCTCCTCGCCGGCAACACGGCCGCGTTCTGGAACGGGCTCTGGCACATGGTCATGCCGTCGGTGGCGCTCGCGACGATCCCCATGGCGCTCATCGCGAGGATCACGCGCTCCAGCATGCTGGAAGTGATGGGCAACGACTACGTCCGCACCGCGTACGCGAAGGGGCTTCCGGGGCGCATCGTCGTGTGGCGCCATGCGTTGAAGAACGCGCTTCTCCCGGTGATCACCGTCATCGGGTTGCAGTTCGGCTCGCTCTTGAGCGGCGCCGTCATCACCGAGAGCGTCTTCGCCCTGCCCGGCCTTGGGCGGTACATCGTCGCCGCCATCTATAATCGCGACTACCCCGCCGTCCAGGGGGCGGTGCTCGTCTTCGCCTTTCTCTTCGTGATCCTGAACCTGCTGGTCGATCTCTTGTACACCGTGGTCGACCCGCGCATCCGGTACGATTGA